In the genome of Carya illinoinensis cultivar Pawnee chromosome 13, C.illinoinensisPawnee_v1, whole genome shotgun sequence, the window TCAACCAATAGTGTTGCACGGAATTTAAGTAGCCTTACAAATCAGTTTGTTGGGCAGTTGAGCGTTGAAACGAGtcataattaaagtatttttcgcACCTCCAACTCGTACATCTCGATCAGTCCCACTCCACTTCTTATATAAGACTTCCATTTGGGTTCCCACATCTAATACGTcgaacttctctctctctctcatggagTTTCTCCTTTCACTTTATGCTCTTGCCACCTTGTACTTCCTATTAATAGTCTGGAAGTGGGTTGGTGCAAAAAGAGATCAagaatgttatattttggaCTACGAATGCTATAAACCTACTGACGACAGAATGGTAAGCACGAAGTTCTGTGGGGAGGTCATCAAGAGGACAAAGAATCTTGGTCTCCCTGAGTACAAGTTCCTCCTAAGAGCCATTGTGAGCGCTGGCCTTGGCGAGCAAACCTACGCACCAAGGATCATGTTCTCCGGCAGGGAAGACAATCCCACACTGTTGGATGGGATCTCGGAAATGGAGGAGTTTTTCGAGCACTGCATTGCAAATCTCCTGTCCAGATCAGGCGTTTCTCCCTCGGAAATCGATGTACTTGTCGTTAACGTGGCCATGCTCTCCTCGGTTCCCTCTTTAAGTGCTAGGATTATCAACCGGTACAAAATGAGGGATGACATCAAGGTGTTTAATCTCACTGCAATGGGTTGCAGTGCCAGCCTTATTTCAGTCGACATAGTCAAAAACCTCTTCAAGTCCTACAAGAATTTGTTTGCACTTGTTGTGACTTCTGAATCTTTGAGTCCAAACTGGTATTCAGGTAATGATAAATCAATGATTCTTACAAACTGTTTGTTCCGCTCTGGTGGGTCCGCAATCCTTTTGACTAACAAAAGGGCAATGAAAAACCGAGCCATGTTCAGATTAAAGTGCCTAGTTAGAACACACCATGGGGCTAGAGATGAGTCTTACGGTTGTTGCATGCAAAAGGAAGATGAACAAGGTAGGGTGGGAATACACCTTGGCAAGACTCTCCCAAAAGCTGCAACCCGTGCTCTTGCTGATAACCTGAGACAGATATCACCCAAGATCTTGCCAGTGAGGGAACTGGTTAGATTTATTGTTCTGACCCTTGCTCGAAAAATGAATCGAAGCTGCTCTAAAAAGACTACTGGGGCAGCAAAAACGATGGTGAACTTTAAGACTGGTGTCGACCATTTTTGCGTGCACACAGGTGGGAAGGCTGTCATAGATGGCATTGGGACGAGTCTTAATCTTAGCGAGTATGATGTAGAGCCGGCCAGGATGACACTGCATCGGTTTGGGAACACATCGGCGAGCAGCATTTGGTATGTGTTGGGGTACATGGAGGCCAAGAAAAGGCTCAAAAAGGGTGATAAGGTATTCATGGTAAGCTTTGGTGCAGGCTTCAAATGCAATAGCTGTCTGTGGGAGGTATTGAGGGATTTGGGCGACGGAAATGTATGGAAGGACTGTATTGATAGGTACCCAGTTAAGTGTTCGGACAACCCTTATATGGAGAAGTATGGTTGGATCAACGAGGAGGATCCAAGCACCTTCAAAGTCCCTGACTATATAGATTAAGCAAAAATGCGCGCAGCCTAAAAACATTTATCACTAATATAATTTGGTTGTGTTCACCGTCCAATATTTCATAATCTTGCATGttgtattttcaattatttttctgaGCACCATAAAAATAAAGGCTGTTTTGGTGCGAGAATAAGAAGTTTCTTATTGTCGAAATCCTGGACTTTTCCCGTTTTCCGATATGTACTGCTACGTACCGATAGTTTGAAATATAATCACtcctttaatttgtttgatcttgcagcTACGTGCgtaccattttattttattttattttattttgttataataTTTGAGCTGACTGctataattttctatttttctcatttctcatgATTTAAGGCTGAGATATTTTTACTGGCTGGTtgtttgattttgtttgaaataagacctttctattttttgttaaaaaggcTGAGATATTTGCCTGCAGAGTGCAGATGCCCCCACCACCCGGTCGGGgtccttttaattttaaaagtcTCACTTGGATCTGAAATCAAGAGAGATATCGTCTGTTCTGTTACTTTTCagcaaattatataaatatatatatatatatatatatatatttatatattttattataataaatgattatttaaatataaataataatttttattattttttctttaacttttattattttttcgttAAATTTGTTAAAGACTCTTAACCATTTGACATATAATTCTATTGTAGAATTGAATGAAAGATCATGTTTTATCAAAAAATTCTTAAGACTCTTAACTATTTGAAGTGTAACTTTCTTGTagaatttaatgaaaaattatgttttaccAAAAGGCCTTTAATTAACCATCCCGCAACGCACatgaattgatatttattttttatatcctttTTATTCTGATAGTGTTGGCATTTACCTTTCTTTTtgcttcaattttttaaataaaaaatattaaaatgacgTTTCTCTTTAGAACAAAAATGCTTTAGAGCATTTTCATggtaaaatttaactttaagtaaatttaactaataaaatacttaaaatactcaatatataatattaattattaatttaattagaatataattattattactattaatatttaatattattaattttattagaatattattattattattattttaattagtaagactataaaatgttttaaaattaaaaattaaaaaattattaaattaataatatttttttattatatagagagtaaatagataattcaatatagATGCAGATCAATGCTCATACTTTGttgaagtttatattttttttatcttaatattttacctttttttaaccttatattttattgttccagataaataaattattgactttttcatttttttttatttaaatggttaTGTCATGTGTACTTCGGAGCTAGCGCACCTAAAACCGtttcctagtatatatataatatatatatttgcggTATGTTTCGTAACatttttcatacatatatatattatatcttgtATAGaggtttcttcttttcttttttcttttttttttctaaataatcaaactacattaaaataaaaaaataatacatgttAGGTAGAGGTGAAAACCAACTCAATCGGCGTGGTTTTTGGGCAAAACCGACGTCTAAAAAAATGGAGGGGCAACCGACCAAAACAGTCCATCTCGACTACGGCGGTTCTTTGGTAGCTCTCGGTCGGTGTTTGGTTCGTGTAGATGCTAGATTGTTTTGAGAGAATAGAGAGCGAGAGTTGCAAAGGAGATCAGAGAAGAAGGTCTGGGACTTAGGAAGAAGACGACCTCAAAACAACGCAGTTCCACTTCCATTCCACTTTAGTGGAACGGTGTcatttcatacttttttttcatatgttttaaataaaacgaCGCTGTTTGATTTAATACCAAATGACGTCATTTCAATTATGTTTCATATACTTTATAGCaa includes:
- the LOC122290732 gene encoding 3-ketoacyl-CoA synthase 12-like; protein product: MEFLLSLYALATLYFLLIVWKWVGAKRDQECYILDYECYKPTDDRMVSTKFCGEVIKRTKNLGLPEYKFLLRAIVSAGLGEQTYAPRIMFSGREDNPTLLDGISEMEEFFEHCIANLLSRSGVSPSEIDVLVVNVAMLSSVPSLSARIINRYKMRDDIKVFNLTAMGCSASLISVDIVKNLFKSYKNLFALVVTSESLSPNWYSGNDKSMILTNCLFRSGGSAILLTNKRAMKNRAMFRLKCLVRTHHGARDESYGCCMQKEDEQGRVGIHLGKTLPKAATRALADNLRQISPKILPVRELVRFIVLTLARKMNRSCSKKTTGAAKTMVNFKTGVDHFCVHTGGKAVIDGIGTSLNLSEYDVEPARMTLHRFGNTSASSIWYVLGYMEAKKRLKKGDKVFMVSFGAGFKCNSCLWEVLRDLGDGNVWKDCIDRYPVKCSDNPYMEKYGWINEEDPSTFKVPDYID